The following coding sequences are from one Paenibacillus tundrae window:
- a CDS encoding cold shock domain-containing protein, translating to MQGKVKWFNAEKGYGFIETEDGGDVFVHFSAIQSEGFKTLEEGQSVEFDIVEGARGPQAANVIKL from the coding sequence ATGCAAGGTAAAGTAAAATGGTTCAACGCAGAAAAAGGTTACGGTTTCATTGAAACTGAAGACGGCGGCGACGTATTCGTACATTTCTCCGCAATCCAATCCGAAGGCTTCAAAACTTTGGAAGAAGGTCAATCCGTTGAATTCGACATCGTCGAAGGCGCACGTGGACCGCAAGCAGCTAACGTAATCAAATTATAA
- a CDS encoding YitT family protein, giving the protein MQQQQSSHHHPNRKKRITTLIPLNGPWRNVVDTASIILGSFLIAVAFNLFLLPNQIASGGVSGLSILGDEWLGLEPAYTQWAINIPLLIAGFLLIGKQYGIRSVLGSIVLPLFVYLTKDWTIPTTNPLLGSLYGGIGVGLGIGIVYRGRGSTGGMSILARIVQKYSGLSYSICVVIMDATVIIMAAFVLSLEQSLYALIGLYVTGKVIDAVEMGLGYSKVAYIISNQIEPITKVILEDLDRGLTKLEAKGGYTDDQRTVLMVVVGQNEVPRLKTLIRSVDPSAFVIISNAHEVLGEGFKREEI; this is encoded by the coding sequence ATGCAACAGCAACAATCATCACATCATCACCCCAACCGCAAGAAGAGAATAACCACATTAATTCCTTTGAATGGGCCATGGCGGAACGTTGTAGATACAGCATCTATTATTTTGGGGTCTTTCCTTATTGCGGTGGCATTTAATTTGTTTTTATTACCGAACCAGATCGCATCAGGCGGCGTATCCGGTCTGTCGATCTTGGGTGATGAGTGGCTCGGACTTGAGCCAGCATATACCCAGTGGGCCATTAATATTCCGCTCCTGATCGCAGGTTTCCTTCTAATCGGTAAGCAGTATGGTATCCGGTCTGTGCTGGGAAGTATCGTTCTACCGCTGTTTGTTTATCTTACAAAAGACTGGACGATTCCAACGACGAATCCGCTGTTAGGCTCTCTATATGGTGGGATCGGGGTTGGACTCGGTATTGGGATCGTCTATCGGGGCAGAGGGTCAACAGGTGGTATGAGTATCCTGGCAAGGATCGTGCAAAAATATAGCGGACTGAGTTATTCGATCTGCGTTGTGATTATGGACGCTACGGTCATTATTATGGCTGCTTTTGTACTGTCATTAGAGCAATCTTTATATGCACTGATTGGCTTGTACGTTACCGGGAAAGTCATTGACGCGGTTGAGATGGGACTTGGCTACTCTAAGGTAGCTTACATTATTTCTAACCAGATTGAACCGATTACCAAAGTCATTCTTGAAGATCTAGATCGTGGATTGACGAAGCTGGAGGCTAAAGGCGGTTATACCGACGATCAGCGAACTGTACTCATGGTTGTAGTGGGGCAAAATGAAGTGCCAAGACTGAAAACATTGATCCGGTCGGTTGATCCATCTGCTTTTGTTATTATTAGCAATGCGCATGAGGTTCTCGGTGAAGGTTTTAAGAGAGAAGAGATATGA
- the fliD gene encoding flagellar filament capping protein FliD gives MVTRINGFSGMDIDSMVKSMMATKRVPLDKLNQDKQILQWTREGYRELNSVLYDFRTNKLNDKYKKSDSLNANKAVTTGNTSAVKAEATATATGVDMKVSVTKLATKTTMQTPGLGQGIPSSTSLAQLDGVALSELTEEEEAAYLKKGFDITINGVSFKDSAGNSLFNGMTSISSMIATINSNEKANAVASYDEITGKLSIASKVGGDTGKVEVATPAGSNSLLALFSKQTVVETNGAGGTVSNTQTLAELQKMLDGKDPEPGAPAKRYSFSINGNNFSFDASTSIDAVVSAINSKTDANVFAKVEGGKLTITGNAGGEVKMGGASYEFLNLFKGAIPFAESANAIKKVIDGANAIVTINDEPIQNVTSNVLTINGVQLTLLDVTNSSGTDIPTNIKTQSDPDKALESIKGFIDDYNNLIKALNSKVNETKYRDFKPLSDDQKKEMKEGEIDSWTEKAKSGLFKNNDIITSVLSKMREAITEKLGSLNAIGITTGNYMENGKLVIADEAKLRNAISANPQLTIDLFQGPANGSGSGIFNKLTNSITGTLDMISARAGTNKFSMDLTSTFKEESVIGKQIKGFNSRILTMQRNLQMTEDRYYKQFSAMESAMNKLQTQSSSLFSSLGLS, from the coding sequence TTGGTTACAAGAATTAATGGGTTTTCTGGCATGGATATTGATAGTATGGTCAAGAGCATGATGGCAACGAAGCGGGTACCGTTGGATAAACTTAATCAGGATAAGCAAATATTGCAGTGGACCAGAGAAGGATACCGTGAACTGAACAGTGTGCTGTACGATTTTCGTACAAACAAGCTGAACGATAAATATAAGAAATCAGATTCCCTTAATGCAAATAAAGCCGTGACAACAGGGAATACATCTGCAGTAAAAGCTGAAGCCACGGCAACCGCGACCGGAGTGGATATGAAGGTCAGCGTGACTAAGCTTGCTACCAAAACTACAATGCAAACCCCAGGATTAGGTCAGGGTATTCCTAGTTCAACCTCTCTGGCGCAGCTCGATGGTGTAGCTTTATCAGAGCTTACTGAGGAAGAAGAGGCTGCGTATCTTAAGAAGGGTTTCGATATTACTATTAATGGAGTGAGTTTTAAGGATAGTGCGGGCAATTCACTATTTAATGGGATGACATCTATTTCATCTATGATAGCAACAATCAATTCCAACGAAAAAGCCAATGCTGTCGCAAGTTATGATGAGATAACTGGAAAGCTATCGATTGCATCTAAAGTTGGAGGGGATACAGGAAAGGTTGAGGTCGCAACTCCAGCAGGGAGTAATTCACTGTTGGCACTCTTCTCCAAGCAAACAGTGGTAGAAACGAACGGAGCGGGTGGAACGGTATCGAATACCCAAACACTTGCTGAATTGCAGAAGATGTTGGATGGAAAAGATCCTGAACCTGGTGCTCCAGCCAAAAGATACAGTTTCAGTATTAATGGGAATAACTTTTCATTCGATGCTTCTACCTCAATAGATGCAGTAGTATCAGCAATTAATTCAAAAACAGACGCTAATGTGTTTGCAAAAGTCGAGGGCGGTAAACTAACGATCACTGGTAATGCTGGCGGAGAAGTGAAAATGGGTGGAGCTTCCTACGAATTTTTAAATCTATTTAAGGGAGCTATCCCTTTTGCCGAGAGCGCAAATGCAATTAAAAAGGTTATTGATGGCGCAAATGCAATAGTCACAATAAATGATGAGCCTATACAAAACGTTACTAGTAACGTTCTCACTATTAATGGTGTCCAACTTACACTGTTAGATGTGACCAATAGTAGCGGTACAGACATCCCTACCAATATTAAAACCCAAAGTGATCCCGATAAAGCACTGGAATCTATTAAAGGATTCATAGATGATTACAACAATTTAATAAAAGCACTTAATAGCAAAGTTAATGAAACAAAGTATCGTGATTTCAAACCGCTATCAGATGATCAAAAAAAGGAAATGAAAGAAGGAGAAATTGATAGCTGGACCGAAAAAGCCAAAAGTGGTTTGTTCAAAAATAACGACATAATCACTAGTGTTCTATCGAAAATGAGAGAAGCGATTACTGAAAAACTTGGAAGTTTGAACGCAATTGGTATAACTACTGGGAATTATATGGAGAATGGTAAGCTTGTTATAGCCGATGAAGCCAAATTAAGAAATGCTATTAGTGCTAATCCTCAACTTACTATTGATCTTTTTCAGGGGCCAGCTAATGGTTCAGGATCAGGTATCTTTAATAAATTGACGAATAGTATTACAGGTACTTTAGATATGATTTCCGCTCGCGCGGGTACCAATAAATTTTCAATGGACTTAACGAGTACTTTTAAAGAGGAAAGTGTCATCGGGAAACAAATTAAAGGTTTTAACAGTCGGATATTAACGATGCAAAGAAACCTCCAAATGACAGAAGATCGCTATTACAAGCAATTTTCTGCGATGGAATCAGCGATGAACAAATTGCAAACACAGTCGTCCAGTCTTTTCTCCAGTTTAGGACTATCTTAA
- the secA gene encoding preprotein translocase subunit SecA: MLGLVKKIFGDMNERDVKRLMKTVDVINKLEPQFQALSDEQLKSKTEEYRARIEKGETTDQLLPEAFATVREASRRVLGKRHYDVQMLGGIALHEGRISEMKTGEGKTLVGTLPVYLNALMSKGVHVVTVNDYLAQRDSQEMGQIYEFMGMTVGVNLSGMDHALKQHAYACDITYGTNNEFGFDYLRDNMVLYKEQMVQRPLFFCIIDEVDSILVDEARTPLIISGQAQKSTDLYYAADRFVKRLVPEEDFTVDIKVKSVALTEAGVAKAEKAFGIENLYDHANVTLNHHIVQGLKANVIMRRDVDYVVSDEEVMIVDEFTGRLMSGRRYSDGLHQAIEAKEGIEVQNESMTLATITFQNYFRMYRKLAGMTGTAKTEEEEFKKIYGLEVLQIPTNRPNKRDDMADVVYKSIDGKFKAVVEEIVERHSKNQPVLVGTVSIENSERLSDMLKRRGVRHQVLNAKYHAEEAEIISGAGQAGAVTIATNMAGRGTDIILGEGVAEVGGLHIIGTERHESRRIDNQLRGRAGRQGDPGSTQFYLSLGDELMRRFGADNVLNMMERLGFEEDQPIESRMITRAVESAQKRVEGNNFDVRKVVLQYDDVMNQQREIIYKQRREVLESENIKQIVMDMIKPSIERIVEAHCSDDIPENWELQEVADYMNSKLLDDGSVTKDELWGKEAEEIIEYLFEKVQTKYNGREERIGEEMVREFEKVVVLRAVDSKWMDHIDAMDQLRQGIHLRAYGGTDPLREYQFEGFEMFHQMIASIQEEVATYVMKAQIESNQERQAVVEESQISTSGEPAEKRPVKVSDQIGRNDPCPCGSGKKFKHCHGQE; encoded by the coding sequence ATGCTAGGACTTGTCAAAAAGATCTTCGGCGACATGAACGAACGTGATGTTAAACGTCTGATGAAGACGGTCGATGTGATCAATAAACTGGAACCACAATTTCAGGCTTTGTCTGATGAACAACTGAAATCCAAAACGGAGGAATACCGTGCCCGGATCGAAAAGGGCGAAACAACGGATCAGCTTCTCCCTGAGGCATTTGCAACCGTACGTGAAGCATCCCGCCGGGTTCTCGGCAAACGTCACTATGACGTTCAGATGCTGGGCGGTATTGCTCTGCATGAAGGCCGGATTTCCGAGATGAAGACGGGTGAAGGTAAGACGTTGGTAGGAACGCTGCCTGTATACCTGAATGCGCTCATGTCCAAAGGTGTTCACGTGGTTACAGTCAATGACTACTTGGCACAGCGGGATAGCCAGGAAATGGGACAGATCTACGAATTTATGGGTATGACTGTAGGGGTTAACCTGAGCGGTATGGATCATGCCTTGAAGCAGCATGCTTATGCATGTGATATTACGTACGGAACGAATAATGAATTCGGTTTTGACTATCTGCGTGACAACATGGTGCTCTACAAAGAACAAATGGTACAGCGTCCATTGTTCTTCTGTATCATTGACGAAGTAGACTCTATCCTGGTCGATGAGGCGCGTACGCCGCTCATTATCTCCGGACAAGCACAGAAGTCTACAGACTTGTACTACGCAGCAGATCGTTTTGTAAAACGTCTCGTACCTGAAGAAGACTTTACAGTAGACATTAAAGTGAAATCCGTAGCTTTGACTGAAGCAGGTGTGGCAAAAGCAGAGAAAGCGTTTGGTATTGAGAACTTGTATGACCACGCTAATGTAACGCTCAACCACCACATCGTACAAGGTCTGAAAGCGAACGTGATCATGCGCCGTGACGTGGATTATGTCGTGAGTGACGAAGAAGTCATGATCGTCGATGAATTCACAGGACGTTTGATGTCTGGACGTCGTTACAGCGATGGATTGCACCAAGCGATCGAAGCGAAGGAAGGCATTGAAGTACAGAACGAGAGCATGACACTTGCGACGATTACATTCCAGAACTATTTCCGGATGTATCGTAAGCTTGCTGGGATGACAGGTACAGCGAAAACCGAGGAAGAAGAGTTCAAAAAAATCTACGGCCTCGAAGTATTGCAAATTCCAACGAACCGTCCTAACAAACGTGATGATATGGCGGATGTCGTTTATAAGAGTATTGATGGTAAGTTCAAAGCTGTTGTAGAAGAGATCGTAGAACGTCACAGCAAAAACCAGCCCGTGCTGGTAGGCACCGTGTCCATCGAGAACTCAGAGCGTCTCTCGGATATGCTGAAACGCCGTGGTGTACGTCACCAAGTACTGAACGCCAAGTACCATGCGGAAGAAGCCGAGATTATCTCAGGAGCTGGACAAGCCGGTGCAGTAACGATTGCAACCAATATGGCTGGTCGTGGTACGGACATTATCTTGGGTGAAGGCGTGGCTGAGGTTGGCGGTCTTCATATCATTGGTACAGAGCGTCATGAATCACGCCGGATTGATAACCAACTCCGTGGACGTGCAGGACGTCAGGGTGACCCAGGTTCAACCCAGTTCTATCTGTCATTGGGTGATGAACTCATGAGACGTTTCGGTGCAGACAATGTATTGAACATGATGGAGCGTCTAGGCTTTGAAGAGGATCAACCGATTGAGAGCCGGATGATTACACGTGCAGTCGAATCGGCACAGAAACGGGTTGAAGGTAATAACTTTGACGTACGTAAAGTCGTTCTTCAATATGATGATGTCATGAACCAACAGCGTGAAATTATATATAAACAGCGTCGTGAGGTGCTGGAGTCTGAGAATATTAAACAAATTGTTATGGATATGATCAAGCCATCCATCGAACGTATTGTAGAAGCTCACTGTAGTGACGATATTCCAGAGAACTGGGAACTGCAAGAAGTTGCCGATTATATGAATAGCAAATTGCTCGACGATGGCTCGGTTACCAAAGATGAGCTGTGGGGCAAAGAAGCTGAAGAGATCATCGAGTACCTGTTCGAGAAAGTACAGACCAAGTACAACGGTCGCGAAGAGCGTATCGGTGAAGAGATGGTTCGTGAGTTTGAGAAAGTCGTTGTGCTCCGTGCAGTAGACAGTAAGTGGATGGATCACATTGATGCTATGGATCAATTGCGTCAAGGTATTCACCTTCGTGCATACGGTGGTACAGACCCACTGCGCGAATATCAATTCGAAGGCTTCGAGATGTTCCATCAGATGATCGCTTCGATTCAAGAAGAAGTAGCGACATATGTGATGAAAGCACAAATCGAGAGCAACCAGGAGCGTCAAGCTGTTGTTGAGGAAAGTCAGATCTCGACCAGCGGCGAACCTGCTGAGAAGCGCCCGGTGAAAGTGTCCGATCAGATCGGACGTAACGATCCATGTCCTTGCGGCAGCGGCAAAAAGTTCAAACATTGCCACGGTCAAGAGTAG
- a CDS encoding flagellar assembly protein FliW, which produces MHKFFVKEAFGIIIHTSTWGEVEVSGDDVYQFPKGLPGFEEETEFALIPWEGTPFVYLQSLQEPDLSFLLVSPFTFVSDYSFELSEVDKGEMGIVDQVSVYSIVTIHSQTNKSTMNLLAPVVLNPENRVGKQVVLHQSSYETRHLIWAEDEAESVKGGV; this is translated from the coding sequence TTGCATAAATTCTTTGTCAAGGAGGCGTTTGGTATTATTATTCATACAAGCACATGGGGAGAAGTAGAGGTTAGTGGGGACGATGTATATCAGTTTCCTAAAGGTTTGCCGGGATTTGAAGAAGAGACGGAATTTGCTTTGATACCGTGGGAGGGTACACCGTTTGTTTACTTACAGTCGCTGCAAGAACCCGATTTATCTTTCTTATTAGTGAGTCCATTTACGTTTGTATCTGATTATAGTTTTGAATTGAGTGAGGTAGACAAGGGAGAAATGGGCATCGTGGATCAAGTATCGGTGTATTCCATAGTTACAATCCATTCTCAAACGAATAAATCGACAATGAATCTACTTGCACCCGTTGTGCTTAATCCCGAAAATCGCGTAGGTAAGCAAGTTGTGCTCCATCAATCCAGCTACGAGACACGTCATCTCATCTGGGCAGAAGATGAAGCGGAATCAGTGAAGGGTGGAGTCTGA
- a CDS encoding flagellin — protein MIINHNIAAMNTHRQLTTNTANTNKNIEKLSSGLRINRAGDDAAGLAISEKMRGQIRGLDMASKNSQDAISLIQTAEGALNETHSILQRMRELSVQSSNDTNTDADRKELQSEVKQLVTELDRIGNTTEFNTKKLLDGSAKGVTEKVLGTAALNNNSGVTITPAALKALDTAAGTEASKTVADGAYMIVRTGKNDAGGAFDATDYKIVGPDGKDSTDITMTDVQLTFGTNIFTTATNLAVSSLNTNMKVGESMTFVFGKHQDASSDLAGSIMTQIGANAGQTAFISVGDMRASALGVKSLDISTKFGAATAIETVQNAMQKVSSQRSNLGAMQNRLEHTINNLGAASENLSAAESRIRDVDMAKEMMQQTKNNILAQASQAMLAQANQQPQGVLQLLR, from the coding sequence ATGATTATTAACCACAATATTGCAGCGATGAACACTCATCGTCAACTGACTACTAACACTGCAAACACAAACAAAAATATCGAAAAATTGTCTTCTGGTCTTCGTATCAACCGTGCCGGTGACGATGCTGCTGGATTGGCTATCTCCGAAAAAATGCGTGGTCAAATTCGTGGTTTGGACATGGCTTCCAAAAACTCACAAGATGCAATCTCTTTGATTCAAACTGCTGAAGGTGCATTGAACGAAACACACAGCATTCTGCAACGTATGCGTGAGCTCTCTGTTCAATCTTCCAATGATACAAACACAGATGCTGACCGTAAAGAGCTTCAATCTGAAGTTAAACAATTGGTTACTGAATTGGATCGTATCGGTAATACTACTGAGTTCAATACAAAAAAATTGTTGGATGGTTCTGCTAAGGGTGTAACTGAGAAAGTTTTAGGTACAGCAGCATTAAACAATAACTCAGGAGTTACTATAACTCCTGCTGCTTTAAAAGCTTTAGACACAGCAGCTGGTACAGAAGCTTCGAAAACTGTTGCTGATGGGGCGTACATGATTGTGAGAACTGGGAAAAATGATGCAGGTGGAGCATTTGATGCTACAGATTATAAAATAGTTGGTCCAGATGGTAAGGATAGTACTGATATTACAATGACAGATGTACAACTTACCTTCGGAACTAACATCTTTACAACTGCTACAAATTTAGCTGTAAGTAGTTTAAATACAAATATGAAAGTCGGAGAAAGCATGACGTTTGTATTTGGTAAACATCAAGATGCAAGTAGTGATTTGGCTGGTTCAATCATGACCCAAATCGGTGCGAACGCAGGTCAGACAGCATTTATCTCTGTTGGGGATATGCGTGCATCGGCTCTTGGTGTTAAATCCCTTGATATTTCTACTAAATTTGGTGCGGCAACTGCAATTGAAACTGTTCAAAATGCTATGCAAAAAGTATCTTCCCAACGTAGTAACCTGGGTGCTATGCAAAACCGTTTGGAACACACAATCAACAACTTGGGTGCAGCTTCCGAGAACTTGAGTGCAGCTGAATCCCGTATTCGTGACGTTGACATGGCTAAAGAAATGATGCAACAAACGAAAAACAACATTCTTGCTCAAGCTTCACAAGCAATGTTGGCACAAGCTAATCAACAACCACAAGGTGTTCTGCAATTGCTTCGTTAA
- the prfB gene encoding peptide chain release factor 2 (programmed frameshift), with amino-acid sequence MIDPSVKQDLREIGKKLTNLRGSLDLDLKQEMIENFEVKMSAPDFWDDNEKAQAVIAEMNAVKGSVDQYTKLQQDYDDALMMVELADEEGDEDLAAEVGNSVTAIVSKLDEFELQLLLNQPYDKMNAILELHPGAGGTESQDWGQMLLRMYTRWAEKRGFKVEVLDYLPGEEAGIKSVTLSIKGHNAYGYLKAEKGVHRLVRISPFDSSGRRHTSFVSCDVVPEIDDTVEIDIRTEDLKIDTYRASGAGGQHINTTDSAVRITHIPTGVVVTCQNERSQIKNRERAMTMLRSKLYERKIEEQKQQLDEIRGDQSDIAWGSQIRSYVFHPYSMVKDHRTSVETGNTGAVMDGDLDAFIDGYLRSQIKVETE; translated from the exons ATGATCGATCCAAGCGTGAAGCAAGACCTACGTGAAATAGGCAAGAAACTAACAAACCTTAGGGGGTCTCTT GACTTAGATCTGAAGCAAGAGATGATTGAGAACTTTGAGGTGAAGATGTCTGCTCCTGATTTTTGGGACGATAACGAGAAGGCACAAGCAGTCATTGCTGAGATGAACGCGGTGAAGGGGTCTGTTGATCAATACACCAAACTGCAGCAGGATTACGATGACGCTCTGATGATGGTCGAGCTCGCTGATGAAGAAGGCGATGAGGATCTAGCTGCTGAGGTTGGGAACAGCGTCACAGCCATCGTAAGCAAGCTTGATGAGTTCGAACTCCAACTGTTACTGAACCAGCCATATGACAAGATGAATGCCATCCTAGAGCTGCATCCAGGCGCAGGTGGAACAGAGTCGCAGGACTGGGGACAGATGTTGCTTCGGATGTACACCCGTTGGGCTGAGAAGCGTGGCTTCAAGGTTGAGGTTCTGGACTATCTTCCGGGAGAAGAAGCTGGGATCAAGAGTGTGACACTATCCATTAAAGGGCACAACGCATACGGTTATCTAAAAGCCGAGAAGGGTGTACACCGACTGGTACGTATCTCACCATTCGACTCATCCGGACGTAGACATACGTCATTCGTCTCCTGTGATGTGGTTCCTGAGATTGATGATACTGTAGAGATCGACATCCGCACAGAAGACCTCAAGATTGATACGTATCGTGCAAGTGGTGCGGGTGGACAGCACATCAATACCACCGACTCTGCCGTGCGGATTACGCACATTCCAACAGGTGTGGTTGTAACGTGTCAGAACGAACGTTCACAGATCAAGAACCGTGAGCGTGCAATGACAATGCTTCGTTCGAAATTGTATGAGCGCAAAATTGAAGAGCAAAAACAACAGCTGGATGAAATCCGAGGGGATCAGTCGGATATTGCTTGGGGCAGCCAGATTCGCTCCTATGTGTTCCATCCCTATAGTATGGTAAAGGATCACCGTACGAGCGTAGAAACAGGGAACACAGGAGCAGTAATGGACGGCGACCTCGATGCATTCATCGATGGTTATTTGCGCAGCCAGATTAAAGTGGAAACCGAGTAA
- the fliS gene encoding flagellar export chaperone FliS, translating to MITSPYDKYRQSSVQTSNPAQLVIMLYDGAIRFVKTALDGLAQKDNEKANLNLGKAQTIVSELMSTLDRSYDISKNLYSLYEYTNYLLVEANIRKDATKAEEAIGYLTDLRETWLQASKIAAGQEEPPIATESAHG from the coding sequence TTGATTACATCTCCTTATGATAAATACCGGCAATCCTCTGTTCAGACTTCAAACCCTGCACAATTGGTCATCATGTTATATGACGGAGCTATTCGCTTTGTGAAGACAGCTCTGGATGGATTGGCGCAGAAAGATAATGAGAAGGCAAATTTGAACCTTGGAAAAGCACAAACTATTGTTAGTGAATTGATGAGTACCTTGGATCGGTCTTATGATATTTCGAAGAATCTATATTCTTTATACGAGTATACAAATTATCTGTTGGTGGAAGCTAATATACGTAAAGATGCTACCAAAGCTGAAGAGGCTATAGGGTATCTGACTGATCTACGTGAGACGTGGCTACAAGCTTCTAAAATTGCTGCAGGGCAGGAAGAACCACCTATTGCTACTGAAAGTGCTCATGGATAG
- the hpf gene encoding ribosome hibernation-promoting factor, HPF/YfiA family codes for MNLSIRGQQIEVTDALKDYVDKKLSRLEKYFDAPLNSDGAVTLSTTRGLHTVEVTIPLKGIVLRAEDESDDMYASIDAVVDKLERQIRKHKTKVNRKFRQEGSLKTLFVEDPSGTVATAELDAEPDDDDYEVVRTKRFMLKPMDVEEAILQMNMVGHNFFVFSNVDNEEVSVVYKRNDGKYGLIEQG; via the coding sequence ATGAATTTAAGTATTCGAGGTCAACAAATCGAGGTTACCGATGCTTTGAAAGATTATGTCGATAAAAAGTTGAGTAGACTCGAGAAGTATTTCGATGCACCCCTTAACTCTGACGGTGCTGTTACACTGAGCACGACTAGAGGCCTGCATACGGTAGAGGTGACGATCCCACTCAAAGGCATTGTACTCCGTGCAGAAGATGAGAGCGATGATATGTATGCTTCCATTGACGCAGTGGTGGACAAGCTGGAACGTCAGATCCGCAAACATAAAACAAAAGTCAATCGTAAGTTCCGTCAAGAAGGCAGCCTGAAAACTCTCTTCGTTGAAGACCCATCAGGTACAGTGGCTACCGCTGAACTGGATGCAGAACCCGACGATGATGATTATGAAGTGGTAAGAACCAAACGGTTTATGTTAAAACCGATGGACGTGGAAGAGGCAATCCTCCAAATGAACATGGTTGGCCACAATTTCTTCGTTTTCTCTAACGTCGATAATGAAGAAGTCAGCGTTGTATATAAACGGAATGATGGCAAATACGGTTTGATTGAGCAAGGATAA
- the csrA gene encoding carbon storage regulator CsrA: MLVLSRKKGESIVIQDHIEVTVLAVEGDTVRIGISAPKHIDIFRQEIYASIQETNRESATPLSANVEAFMERLRNNNTKKE; encoded by the coding sequence ATGCTGGTACTATCACGAAAAAAGGGAGAGTCTATTGTGATTCAGGATCATATTGAGGTCACTGTGCTCGCTGTAGAAGGGGATACCGTGCGGATCGGAATTTCTGCACCAAAGCACATCGATATCTTTCGTCAAGAGATTTATGCATCCATTCAGGAGACCAACCGTGAGTCTGCAACACCTCTTTCGGCTAACGTTGAAGCGTTTATGGAACGCTTGCGGAATAACAATACAAAAAAAGAATAA
- a CDS encoding flagellar protein FlaG has protein sequence MNVQFSLTASSTISKSSSAESSHSTEPTSQVKPLSPIQETKGIGEKQGAHVSVAEEQLIRTIEQAVKSLQGPQTTLEISIHEKTHDIMVKVLNKDTGELIREVPPEKTLDLVAKMMEIAGILVDEKI, from the coding sequence ATGAATGTACAGTTTTCACTTACTGCTAGTTCTACAATAAGTAAGTCTAGCAGTGCAGAGAGCAGTCACAGCACAGAGCCGACATCACAGGTAAAACCACTTTCTCCAATTCAAGAAACTAAAGGGATAGGGGAGAAGCAAGGGGCGCACGTATCTGTTGCTGAAGAGCAGCTTATTCGAACTATAGAGCAAGCGGTGAAATCTCTACAGGGACCTCAGACCACGCTGGAGATCAGCATCCACGAGAAGACGCATGATATTATGGTGAAGGTGCTTAATAAAGATACCGGTGAATTAATTCGTGAAGTTCCCCCAGAGAAAACGCTGGACCTGGTCGCTAAAATGATGGAAATAGCTGGTATACTGGTGGACGAGAAAATCTAA
- a CDS encoding flagellar protein FliT: MLLKVLMDSLMYMSQLKQLTNTIMGILYEADYEQLEVFVEERQHIIDGLVERFSLEPASVNEKVEIEQLLGNDQEIIARMNVLRLEAQDWLHKRGQAKTQRNAYESSYTPDSFLMDKKK; encoded by the coding sequence TTGCTACTGAAAGTGCTCATGGATAGTTTAATGTATATGTCTCAACTAAAGCAGCTAACAAATACGATAATGGGTATTTTATATGAAGCCGATTATGAACAACTTGAAGTTTTTGTTGAGGAACGTCAGCATATTATCGATGGACTCGTGGAGCGATTTTCATTAGAGCCGGCAAGTGTCAATGAAAAAGTAGAGATTGAACAGCTTTTGGGCAATGATCAGGAGATTATTGCGCGTATGAATGTATTGCGACTCGAAGCGCAGGACTGGTTGCATAAGAGAGGACAGGCCAAGACACAGAGGAATGCTTATGAGTCTAGCTATACACCAGATAGTTTTTTAATGGATAAGAAAAAATAA